DNA from Mucilaginibacter mallensis:
CCTTATCAACAAATAATACAAAATCATCTGTTTTACCCACACCTTTGCCCTCTTCGGCAATATCGATTATCTCAACGTCCTCAAAAATTTTATTGTAGTTGGCTTTGTTCCTGCTCATATGCGGGTGCAAAGGTAATACTTTGATTTCGGATGTGGGATTTTCGATTTTTCACAATTTGTTTTTTTTCAAAGGTGTTCAAGAGGGCTCCGTCGTTTCGGATTTGTTACCTACCCGGTTCTCCCAAACACAAATCATTTTTCAATCCAATGATAGTTAACCCATTACAACACAAAAAGTAACAATACCATTACAATTGATCATTCATCGATACATATACATCGTTCATCGATACATAGCCATCTCACCTATAATCCGGAGGAATAAACCTCGTTAAAAAGCACTTATTTTATTGTTTAATAGGGGAAATTATTAACTGAGATGGACAATCATGACATCCGTATTTAAAAATATTTGTTATGATAATACTACTATGCGGACTATCGGGAGCTGGAAAAACAACCCTTGCCTACAGTGTAAAAAATAAGCTTGACGAGCTGGGAAAACACACCGAAATACTCGATGGTGACGAATACCGTAAAATGCTGTTCAAAGAGTTGGGCTACTCGCAGCATGACAGGATGGAGAATATACGCCGCCTGGGTTTTATTGCCGGCAAGCTATCAAAACATGGTATTATTACCATTATCAGCGCCATAAACCCTTACCAGGAAATAAGAAATGAACTGGTTAATACCTACCACGATGTAAGAACCGTGTTTGTTGACTGCCCCATTGATATTTTAACCCGGCGCGATACCAAAGGCCTTTACGCCCGGGCGCAGCTCCCGGATAATCACCCCAATAAATTACATAACCTTACAGGCGTTAATGACCGCTTTGATGTGGTACTTAAGCCCGACCTGCATATACTTACCGGCATACAAACACTTACTGAAAGCACAGAGTTGTTGTTTAGTTTAATAACCAACCAATTAATACCCGCTTAAATGGATAATCGTGTAGTGATAATTGCAGGTATGCACCGCTCGGGCACATCGCTCATTAGCCACTGGCTTGATAGCTGCGGGCTAAACCTGGGCGAAACACTGCTGGGGCCTGATATCGGTAATATTGAAGGACATTATGAAGATGTGGATTTTTACCGTTTTCATGAGGATACGCTGGCTGCTAATAATCTTTCGCGCTATGGGTTTATAAGTCATGCTGCCCCGGCGCTTAATCACTACCAGCAGGAAAAGCTAAAGAGCATCATCAGCTTTAAAAATAAGATGAGCCCGCAGTGGGGATGGAAAGACCCACGTACCTGCCTGTTTTTTGCTACCTACAGGCAATTGCTGCCCAATGCTTTTTATTTGAATGTCATCCGGGATTATACTTCAACCGTAAGCTCACTCGTAAGGCGGGATTTTGATCACCATGCAACCAAATACCTTACACGCGGCTGGCTGCAACGGTTTATATGGACCCACTTTAAAAAAGCAGGCCGCAGGCGCAAATTCTTCAGGCAGCTTACCGCTTATTATTTGCGCATATGGGTTGCCTATAACCAGGAGATACTTAACAATATTGAAATTCTGCCTGCTGATAAGCACCTGACGATAGATCACTTAAGTTTGGTGGACCACGATAAACAAATTTTTAACTCCCTGATTAATAATTGGAGGATTGAACTTAAATATTGTGACTTCAAATTAATTTTCAAATCAACCCTAATGAGTCAGGTTGATAATATAGACCATTTTGTAAAGGACGACGCGTTGCTACAAACGGCAAAAGCGCTGGAAGCTAAATTGAAAAGTATATGTATTTAATAAAGGATTTTACCGAAAGGGTAGCCATTGTGATACCAATGTACAAAAATGAGCTATCAGACTATGAGGCGGCATCATTAAACCAATGTTTTACAGTACTGGGCAAATACCCCATTATTGTTATAAAACCGCGATCACTGCATTTAACAGTGCTTGATGGCTATAGTGGCATTGAATACATGGATTTTGACGACGCCTATTTTTATGATATGCGCGGTTATAACCGACTGATGCTTTGGGAAGGTTTTTACGGCCGGTTCTTTACCTACGAATACATACTCATTTACCAACTTGATGCCTTTGTGTTTAATGATCTGCTGCTGCACTGGTGTAAAATGGGTTATGATTATATTGGTGCGCCATGGCTAAGGGGCGCTAAATATATCGACACGTTTAAGGCCGTTAAATCAAAACTGAAAATATTTATACATACCCATTTTAACCGCACGCAACCCGGCACCGACCTGCCTACCGACATACAGTTTGAAAATAAGGTGGGCAATGGTGGCTTATCCTTAAGAAAGGTGCACACTTTTTATCATGCCCTAAAAAATCACAAGCAATCAACAGCAAAATACCTTTATAGGCCCGAACATTATTTTAATGAGGATGTGTGGTGGAGCATTGAGTTGAACCGCCATAAAAATATATTGAAGATGCCTGGTTATAAAACCGCGGTATTCTTTTCGATTGAAAATGAGCCTGAGCAGGCATTTGAACTAACCGGGCAACGCATGCCCTTTGCCTGCCATGCCTGGGATAAGCACCTCGACTTTTGGGCCGATAAAATAGCCATCCGCCAGAACAGCAGCCTGCGTAAGAAAAAAGTGGCGACGGTTAAGGTAGCGTCTTCCGGATATACAGGGTATACAGATGCTAATACGGCAAGGTACGCACAGCGTAACCAAGATTATCTGTATGACGAGATCACGAAGCATGCCTGGGATGACGGACCGTTGAAATTACGTGAAGACGATTGAAAAAACCAGTTGCAGAACCTGTTTCAGCAACCCGCACGCCAAGTTAACAGCATGCGGGCTACATATATAATGAAATCCCGGATCAAGCCGGGATGACGGGGCGGCCCAGAATGTATTGCTACATTACCGCCTTTATCTTTATCTGCCCGTCGGACAGGGTGCGTATGATCAGTTTTTCGCTGGTTGGATATATGGCCTGTATATCCAT
Protein-coding regions in this window:
- a CDS encoding DUF5672 family protein codes for the protein MYLIKDFTERVAIVIPMYKNELSDYEAASLNQCFTVLGKYPIIVIKPRSLHLTVLDGYSGIEYMDFDDAYFYDMRGYNRLMLWEGFYGRFFTYEYILIYQLDAFVFNDLLLHWCKMGYDYIGAPWLRGAKYIDTFKAVKSKLKIFIHTHFNRTQPGTDLPTDIQFENKVGNGGLSLRKVHTFYHALKNHKQSTAKYLYRPEHYFNEDVWWSIELNRHKNILKMPGYKTAVFFSIENEPEQAFELTGQRMPFACHAWDKHLDFWADKIAIRQNSSLRKKKVATVKVASSGYTGYTDANTARYAQRNQDYLYDEITKHAWDDGPLKLREDD
- a CDS encoding sulfotransferase; the encoded protein is MDNRVVIIAGMHRSGTSLISHWLDSCGLNLGETLLGPDIGNIEGHYEDVDFYRFHEDTLAANNLSRYGFISHAAPALNHYQQEKLKSIISFKNKMSPQWGWKDPRTCLFFATYRQLLPNAFYLNVIRDYTSTVSSLVRRDFDHHATKYLTRGWLQRFIWTHFKKAGRRRKFFRQLTAYYLRIWVAYNQEILNNIEILPADKHLTIDHLSLVDHDKQIFNSLINNWRIELKYCDFKLIFKSTLMSQVDNIDHFVKDDALLQTAKALEAKLKSICI
- the cysC gene encoding adenylyl-sulfate kinase, coding for MIILLCGLSGAGKTTLAYSVKNKLDELGKHTEILDGDEYRKMLFKELGYSQHDRMENIRRLGFIAGKLSKHGIITIISAINPYQEIRNELVNTYHDVRTVFVDCPIDILTRRDTKGLYARAQLPDNHPNKLHNLTGVNDRFDVVLKPDLHILTGIQTLTESTELLFSLITNQLIPA